The sequence below is a genomic window from Coffea arabica cultivar ET-39 chromosome 8e, Coffea Arabica ET-39 HiFi, whole genome shotgun sequence.
TTGTgtactttttccttttgttaccTTGAAGAACAAGTTTGCTTGTCAGGAGAAAAACAATGATATAAACTCAGAAATAAAGACCATCCCAAGTACATGTATTTGTAAAGTGACACTAATGCTGGATGTATAAGCACCATTCTAATCCACAGTTTCATCATCTAAGCATTACCTTCATTGCTCGACGCTCTTTCACAAATGAAGGCTGAATCTTGTCCTTTAGGTAATCTATTTTCTGAGCAAAGTAAAATTCAGGAGCTCTAGGCTCAATGCTATGCTTCTTGCAGAAGGGTACCCATTTCCTTGCAAATTCAGCCGTCTCCGAGAGGGCTTCAAATGTTAACATTGCTGAACCATCATCTGAAACATAACACGATACCTTGTCGACAGGGTAATCAACAGCGAGAATTGATAAGACAGTGTTGGCAGTGATTAGAGGAGGCTCTTTCATGGGATCCACAGTACTGACAAACACATCAACAGGGGCTAATTGTGAAGGCTCCCCTTCCCTATCGTATCTGAAATAGAAGACATTGAATGAGGTCCTCAGAATTGCAATATGTAAAGTCAATAAATTTTGGCTCAAGTGCATTTTAAGATTAAAGTTTCCACTAACCTCATAGCAAGCCTGTCAAGGAAGGTTTCCCTATTGATAGGATACCATTTTGGAAATTGATCCAAAAGCCAGGATAGCGCAAACCAAATCTCACAGATGACTGATGTGAGCCATAAAGGATATGCATCCTTCACAGGGTGAGTACACCGATATTGCAAGAAAAAGCCCAAGATAATCAATCGAAGTATGATAACAACACGATAAGGGGTGACATGAGATGAAGAAATAGGCACTATGCGGCTCATCGGTTGCCGAGCATCATCAGCCCTGtcataaagagagagagaatcaAAAGCTGGAAAATAAATCTAAACTAGACTTTAGCATAAATCAATGCCCTTGggacattttcatttttcagaaATATTCTAAAAAAAGGTGATATTACATGACAATCAATATGGTGCTTTCTAATAATGAGCAGCTAAACATGGAAAGCTAATGACATCTCTTACAATTCCCATCCAGAactgtttatttttttcaaaataaaaagggGCTAGAAATCAATCCCACAGACACCCATGGCAGGCCAAATTTCTTTTTCCTACCAAAAAGAAGATGGCTACCCCCAGTAAATATCAAAGAAAACAGACCGCAAATTACTAGTGCTGTGCAACCTGCATTGTTGTATTCTGAATAGTTTCCACTATTGGACATGCACATACAACGCTATGTACCTGCAACTGAACAgactctctctctgtctctctctcacTCACAGAAGCACAGAGAGTAGTTGGGATTTCAGAAGGCTCTCATAATCTACCCAAACCAGAAACTGCAGAGAGATGCTATCCCTTTAGTCCCTAGATGTAATACACATTACACATTTGGGCTATGAAGCTTACATTTGCAATTCTTCTCCATTTGATCCTGTTCCTTCAATGTCTCCTCCCTTCCCTTCAGGGTATCTGTTGGCCATGTGCACCATATTCTTTTCCTGCTTAAGCTTCCAGCTTTCCACCCTCTCCTTCCAGTCAACACTACCAAGACCATAAGAATTTAAGTCCTTTGAAGGGTCCACAATTCTTACAGGGACTGCAGAATATAAAATCATTGATCAGTTGCATCTCCTTGAAGATAAACTGTAGAGAAACAGGATTTTAACATATATTGGCCAGAGAACAAGAAAACAATGTAGCTGACCTGGCTGCCTTGGATCCAGATAGGGAAGGGCCTTATCTCCAGGGCCTAAAGGTCCTGATGTACTTCTTACAGAACGGGTTTCTGGTGTTGCAATGGGGATTTCACCAGATGCCTAAAACATAAACACACAACTcgtttattcaaaatttaaagaaagAAGCTTGAAACACCATGAGTATCCAAACCAAACCAATTATGAATATAATCTAGGAATTTCACCAGCTTTTTTTTATCAAGTAGATAATTATCAACACCCATTCCAATTTATGTACTTACTGGCTGCCCATTCGTGAGAAGAGGAATAGGTCGATCATGCCTAGAGGAAGAAGACAACTCAGCATCTTCTCCCTGCCATTGGCGTCTAGCCTTGCTAGTCCCTTGAGCATAATTGAACTCATTATCCAAGTCATcaacatcatcttcatcatcatcaccgTCAACCCGGGGACTCCCTAACACATGCACATGGATTGTTCAGTCAGAGcagaaatcaaaggaaaaaagaaattcaaacaaCATCTCGAGAGCAGACTAAAACCTACATAATGCATGCATAAAGATGAAACTGAATCTTATAGAACTCCGTCGTACAAACCAACCTTTGTGTCGCTTGTATCTCGTCTTGCATTGAGGGCAGGACTGGTTTCCATCTTTTCTCTCATACTCATAACAAGGACGGCAAACTGGAAATGCACATTCATTACAGGCAACAAACATGTCACCATCAGCCGTGAGTCCAACACCATCTCCACAAATCTGACATATCTGACCATTCAAATTCTTCAGGGGCTTTGGCTGCATTGTGCACAAGGAACTCACCAATTTCAGAGAATTAAAGCGCATATCATAAACCTCCATGTACTCAAATTAAAACACTTAATAATATTGACAGTCCAGAATATGAAAATCTGAATGGCATATAAAACTCCATTCCGACTAGTTCATTAAATGTTTAGAACAAACACTACTGTTATGAAAAATCGAATGCATGCTATCCAAATATCTGTGGACTGCCATGTAAAGCAAAAAGGGATCTCGGAGGAAACATGAGAACCCAAAGAGATAAACTAAAGACAAAGCTAGTATAATCAacctaaaaaactcaaacccgAGCAGAATAAATGAAATAGCAGATACTAAAACCTATTAAAAAATCCCCCATCTAACATAACATTTGGAACTTGAGCAGAAGTTCCTCAAATGCTGTTAATATAAAAGTTTAGAACGAACTCAAAAGGAGAGGAGAGCTAGGATTGGAGAAGCCAAAAAAGCTTCAGTCTTGTAGAATGTAGAACTAGATCCACCGCAATAAAAACTGCTCGCCTGCTAATTGCCAAATCAGACTTTTAAAATCCAAGTTCTCGAGAAATTGATATCAATCCAAGAAAGTCAATCAGAAACAAGACAAAATCTCTTAATCCAACCATCAAACAAGCAACTCCTAACTCGACCACAAGCAAAACCAGAACCACTGAAAGATTGCACACTTTCTGAGCAAACCCCTACCTCAATAAGACACCAGAACATAAAAATAGCAAGAAGTCCTGACAATTAAAACAGTTAAAACAACAAATCAATGATTCAAACGCAGAATCCGCAAAAGCCCAATTGAAGATTTTATGAAAATATCCAAGAACTCAATACTGCTCTAAACAAAATATAGATCTCAATGACAGCTTAATAAAgcaaaaatcatctaaaaaaacTGATCTTTAAAGTTAAAAACTAAAAGTGACAGCTAATTATCTCCTAATCTCGTTGAAAAGATTTCCAAACTTCAGCTCCGAGTTCAGTCCGATACTATCACTACTCAGATCCAAGTATCACACTCCAATCCCAAATCAACCCAATACagggaaaagaaagggagaaaaaaaacaaaattctcaAGCTGGAAATGCAGATATTAggaataaaaacaagaaaaaagataTTATACCCCGCTATCAGTAGAATCATGTCGAATGCGAACCAACTCATTCCTCTTGTGCGATCCAGCAACCATTCCaccttttgcttccatttttgTAAAATACTAGTATTAGAAAACAAATTCCcgaattttatagaaaaaaaaaatcttgaaaaatATTAAGGAAAGCTAAAGTATGGGTTTTGGAGAAGATTATTATGAGTAGGATGGAAATGTGAAGAAGCGGTGAAGGAGGAGATGAGGCATTCTTTCTGATTCTTCGCCCAAAATTCAAGCGGCCatctctttctttctcactcTCCAGTAATATTTTCTCTACTTCTCCTTCACATCATTTATGTCTTTGTCTTGTTTTATCATCTTCTTGCCtgaattattttatgtttttttaaaacaaaaaattttacaacGTAAGCTTTTTTCACTGGTTGAACCGGTAGCCTATAGTCAGCTTCAGCTTGAGTTTTAGCTCCAAGAGAGGAGCTGGTCAGCTTTGACTAGGCTGGCTGACTTATCGGCTCCTTCTGCTTTTGGccttcctttaaaaaaaaaaaaaatccttttttgtGTTTATTTAATTACTATTTACCTAATTTGTAATCTTTCCAGGATATTTTTGTTTTATCAGACTTTCCAGGATATTGAGCAACAAAAAGTTGCATCGGCTGCTGTTGTCATGGTAAAGTACGTTTTAGGATAAGAACCTATTATTTGATTAAACTttcaagattaaaaaaaaatggagcctgatcaagcttcttttttttttttttttttttttttacaaatcaCTATCTATATTTTCAACTTATGCTGCCCAAATGGACTCTATATTATATTGTATAGAATAGTTGCTTAACTTTCACGATTTGATTGTGGTTTCATTTTGTAGCtttacaaataaacaaatacttTTTTGTGTCAAAATAAACGCTCATTCTCGCTTTAAAAGAAAGTAACGTCAAACTATTTTGCTTAAGTTACATGTacagttttcaatcaactttttatctttttcaactatcattttattttacatatatcacgTTACAAAAATATCTCCTATTCAAACACACTCATTGTTTGCAGTATAATTTCgctgactttaaagtgaaatattttcaaaaagaaaaagcaatccTTATattcatttgaatttgaaaaaggCATTTAGAATTAGTCTTTTCACGGCACATTTTGTATTAATTACAACTATAAGAAGAacaatagaacaaataaaagtaTAACCTTAAGGTTAAGTGTATACTCTTAGAAAACCCTCTTTGCAGAACAATAATTAAGAAAtacctactttttttttttttgttcttaaaGAAATACCTACTCCAAAGCCAATCCATAAAATCATCTCACCTTTAATAAGAAGCCAAGCTCTTGTAGAGACTAATGGAGTAGCCACGTCCCATAAATATGTATATTCAACACCATCATGGCTTGGTGTCTTTTTCACCCAACCGAACCATGATTAGAAGATTTAAAGCACCCAAAAATGGCTAAGGAGTGAAGGCCAAGGTTCGTTGATTATGAATCCATCCATAGCCTTGAGGAAAGAAAGATGAGGCacattttgacttttcttttcagGTGTTATCCAATCAGCTTTTTACGCGTAGCCATTTCTTTGTAGGAAACGGTAGTGGTAGGAAGTAGTAGGTAGCTGGCTTGCGCTAACTGACACAGTTGGAACACATGTATTGATAATGAAGCTGGGAACAGGCTGGACATGGATTGGTTACCGGCTGTTGCCAGTAGACCTTGCCCGACAACCCTAGTGGCTGTCGGTGGACTCCTTTTTTACGCTTCCGCCACCTTTTTCTTGCGTCGGTTTGAGCTCATTACCGTCATTCGGTTTTTGTGCGCATGCatctcctcttttttctttttctttttctttttttttggcttgaggtttagaagaaaatattttggattAATATGTTGATTTTAAATGGGAAGGGAAGGCAAAAAGAAGTCAATAtttccattttaatttttaataactAGGTTGCCAGTGTAGGCATtgtatctttcttttttttttttctatgaaTGAATATTTGTCTATATCGATTCTTTTTCTGAGTATTTGTTGAATTTGCTTGATTCCGAtctaaattgatttttttccaCAATTTTGAATGAAATAGTGGCAAAGGACTGGAGGATAATatttaaatcaaacaaaaagaaaactaattaaagtccaaaaaaatgcataaataaccaaaaaaagaaagagagaaagaaacaaacaaacaaaccatTTCATAATCCAAAATGGGATACTTTGAATTAGTACTTGTTTTGCTATTGTACATTTGCAAATATGAAATCTAGTTAGTACATACAAACttttatattctttttttttcaattataaGTGAGAGATTTTGAATTCATAACATTCTACCTACAATTACCCCTTCTCTTCGTAGCAGATATATTACacgtagaggtggcaaaatgggcgggatttgcttggaTTTGTgatggaaccgagtcatatgggtttgggcccaaccttacccatatgtgttttgggactaacttgggcgggatcactttgggatgggtttagattgatcccgcccaatacccaaatctattttctacatattttttttcctttaattcatttttattttttatataattttaatatttttgatttattaatttttttttagttttattaaataaacatgcaagtgctttatactcaggattcccataaaaaaaattgaattaacaaataaaggaaaaaatagatatacagtcatattccaacatatatcaagatgacCAATGTACTTAAggtgttgaatatttatcctcatcattgtccaaagatgacaggtctaaattgactgaaatgttgaaaattcttgtggataatgactaggaaaactactagattatattctctagtatgactataaaaattgttaaagataatttttaatctaagactccgtttggattggctattttttcaaaaaaataagtttttcaaatacaatgttacagtaatatacaataactcaaaaaacatcccatccatattagtatatcaaatatttcaaaaaaattttatagtaaaaatttttcatatacactgctataataaaatatttcaaaaataccccccAAAAATAGCTAAACCAAACAGAGCCCTTGttatttgagcccaatgggtacccaagtatttcccaagtattcccatcaattaatgggtacaattgggatttgtcccattttaaacccaatatcaaaatccaatacccatcccgcccaaagtccccatgggcatgggtaacccattgggacttgggacaaattgccacctctaattACACGTTATTCGTCATATTTACCATTTATCAAACGCTTGCAAGGCATTTATTTGAACGCGAGAACTTTTCCGTGTTGAAGCCTTGTTAATACAACAAGAAAATTAGGAATGCAAAACAAATGATCAACTAAATCTTACGAGCAAGGGAAATTTGGTTAAAATGTTGTCAACTAAGAAGGgaaattaagggaaaaaaacaaTGGAGATAGTTGGATCATGGGTGTTTTACTTTTATCCAATGAAGTAATTAAGTGCCTAAATACAAATTTGCGTCCGGAACAGAGTATAATTAGATTAGATAAAACAAGGTTAGTGGGGTATCCCGAACACATTAATGATAGGAGGCATTCGTTAAGAATTTCGCAAtcaactaataataataaataataagtaGACAGTGAAGTAGCAGCCTCCGCTGAAGATGTTAGTGATAACTGCCCCGAAATTGAAacatcaaccaattgaaatactactactaattACAGAGAGTCGCAGGATATTCATTGATTTATTAACTTTGACCGATTCTTTCCGGTCATGCATCAGTCTTCTTATGTTTAGCCCATTAACCCTTGATGACTAAACAATTTAATTATAGTACTCTAtccgtcccattttgatagttctagtttttttttccacgcagtttaaaaaaaagtagttaactttgttgaaaaaacgaatttagattgctatttttctaaaatacccttaaatTAAATAAAGTTGGTTTTCATATATCAATCTGTTCTGGAAAATCTAAATgcattaaatggggtagattATATTCAATATTAACAATCGATATTAAATAAGGTAGTTTATGGTgataacaacttacattgaataaggatattttagagaaattaaaagacAATTACACTCTTCATttagaaagtggactacaatttaagacagatgaaaaaaaaaacaggactatcaaagtgggacggaggagTAGCATCTCTTAGGATGCTCACTCACGCATCAAAATTGATGCTGTTAAACAggcatttttttttggagagaaAACCaggttgtgtgtgtgtgtgtgtgtgttagcTTCATCATTCATGGCCTTGCACCTGCTTTACCAGTTCCAGATTCTAGTGCCTCAATTCTCTTCTCTGAAGTTTCGTAGAAAAATGTGCAGCAATGATTTAATGTATTTGATGTTAAAAGATAATTGAGAAATAAGTTCACAAAAAACgttaaagttttttttaaaaaataacaatccaaactaGGCGATAGAGGTATCAAGCCGCAGGAGGGGTAAGACCTTCATTCAGCAGATTTCGTTCTTATTCCTGAAGGAAACAAACTTCACTCTTATAAAATTAAAACACTAAAgttgcgtttgataaaattaaagtttaaaatttaaaatctgagttctaaatttattaattttttaaatattaaatctgaTTCATTTGAATGTATATTACGTTTAATGATAACTGAACAGTCCATCACTTAtttttgaaaacaaattttaCCTGAGAAATTcagtaccacttaattaattcagatgtttaattttttattatcaaacgaacctgaatatgttaagatctaaattcattaaatttaagtgtcgaattgaattatcaaacaagACTTAAAATATTGGATGGACGACACTATGAAGTTGCATTAAATATTGACCAGATTACGTTTTTAAATTATACTACTAAGAAGTTACGTCTCTAATGGCATTATTGACACCACGCAACAGAAGAGGCTCGAAATCATGGTCCATAGAACCCATCTAACTTTACATACAATTCATTTCCCTTCACATAATTGTCTCGATTTCATCTCCACCACGGAAAAGTGGCATCAACAGAACCACCAACTTTCAGCCCAAGCATTTTTCACAGCTTAGCTAGTAGTACAACATACACTCCCAACCAGAGGTTAacaatgaaaagaaaataaattaaattctCTACCCCAGAGCTACTCTCGTTCTACTACTACTCTTTCAGTAGTATATAGTATTAATTAGAGGTGAAAGAAAACCTACtttcatttctcttttctttctcacTTTCTCCCATCCTGTGCACCTGCTGTTGTGTTCTTCAGTATCTGCAAATCGAAAACAGTTTGAACTTTTAACTTGCTTTTGAACGGGTAATTACAGTACACAATAATGGCATTGCACGTTGATAAGCATTGGCAGACAAGGCTTAATTATACAAAAGCTCGAGTTTCGGTCTGTAAGAACGCGTTAGCCTGATACAGCAAGACATAAATTTTGTTGAAGATGCAAATGCGAGAGCAACAGCAGTGGATAGCAACTTGTTCagtatttttgtcttttgctCTATCTTGCACGGTGGGAACCTTTCTCAGTTACTTGAGTAATTTCCTTGCTGTAAATTTTATACTCACTATAACTTCGCTCAATGTATGATGCACACTTTGATGAATGAAAGAGGAGAAGAATCGCATATCTAGTTGTACTTGACTTAAAACATAGTATGATTTTGATTCTCACTTTAGGTTCAGGCCAGTTTCAGCCATTCAGTCCACCTAAATGAACGGTTAAATACGTTTCAAACTATTCACTACGATGAACATAGTCTAAACTAATGTCAACAGCAATTCACCTTGGTAAAATGCACGCTTTAGAAGTTCAACAAACTATCCAGCAACATACTAATCAAGAAGTGCAACAAACTAATGAGGCACACCATAACTACCAACTCAGTTCACCTTGGTACTTTGACGCTGGAAACAGAGTCAAATGTATGAAGAAGTGCAACAAACTAAGGACTCAGAGGATAACCTGCTTTACCCGGCAAAGATGCTAAAACTTCAAAAGGGAAAATGATGATGCTTACTCTAGTGGAACTCAATACAGAAAACACGCCAAGGAGAAAAACATAAAAGTACTCTATGTCTACTGGCAAACTAATAAATAGAGTATCAGCCTAGCaacccccccccctcccccggGCGGTGTGCAACCAAAAGGCAAAAAAATTACCCAGCCTTTATTTTCTAGATCTGCCACTCAAGCAATCTATCTATTCTGTTTACAAGTTTTTAGTACAGTTTTCTCTCTGCTACACCTTGGTAAATGCAGGTTTGGTCAGACACCAACCAACTAAATTAACAAGTTGGCCTGCTAAGCAACTTGTCTAGGCACCCTAAAATTAAGCCTCCACAACGCCCTCCTAGTTTCTGAGGCCGACTGTTCATGAGTTCATTCAAAGTTTACAATCTGCTAAATATTCAAAGGAGAATAGACATTGCACGCATGACAGCATTTCACTCAACTTGTCTACTGCCCAAGTTGCACGGTCCAATACTGTTTTCAGTAGAGCAACAAGCATCATTCTATAAATTTTGCTAGCGGAAACCACAGAAATGCACGAATCCGGATAGGCATGATAGTGACTGGCATAAATAATTGAGTACCAAATTGTCTAACGCAACCAAAATGGAAGTCAGGTTCAGAATGAAGATTATACACGCATGTGGAACTTGACAGAAAATGAATGCTATGTATCAAAAGAGACTGAAACTGTCGAGCTCCTCGGACCATAtggagaaaaataaatatacaaagtCAAGAACCAAAAGTGAAGAAAGATATATGAATAAAGAGGGTAGTAAATTGACATACTTGTCTGAGCATTTGGTTCTCATTTTGCAACGTGGAAAGCCTCTCTTCAAGCTCCGCATTCTTTGTTTCCAATTCTTTAACCCTGGCCTCCAAGTCAATCAAGTATGCCTTCTTCCTTTCCCTTGCTTGCTGTGCTGATACTCTATTCCTCAACAACCTAAATTTCAAGATTCCAAATCACCGAAATGCCACTGACCAAAGTTGCATGCAGGTTTGCAAGTCCTATTCAATCAGCACTCAAGTGACTCCAACTCCACACAGCCCATGGCCATGACCCCCCAGTCCCCCACTTCCCCCAATCCCCACGCATTTGATCATTGCCAGCTTGCCCCACACCAGTCTATATTCCATCTTGAAAGTGCGGCCCAAGAGATGGAGTGACAGAATTTCATTGGATAAAAAACTAATAATCTAGTCCAAAATGGTCACTCACGACTTGTGATTGTAAGATGGCTTACCTCTTCAACCTCTTGTTTTCTTTATCAGCTGGGCTTCTAACTCTCTTCCTTGAACCAGCTGCAGATGGCTGAACTGGTCCGGCGACTGAACCGCCGTCCCGCCCGGAAGCTGAAGCACCGGCAACTTCCCCTCCGATCTCAGGAACTCTTCGAATCTCATCATCACTCTCCATGCCTAAATGGAACAAGACACAAGAATGAgtaaaatgtttgaaaaggggatttaaaaaaagaaaaactttctCAACTTTCCCGAGAAACTCAGGAAGCCCAGATGAGAAATCCTCACATCCTCCAAGACCCACTTGGGAAAACATCAAACTCGTCGAAAACCCCAAGTTATCCAGAAATTCATGCTCAAGcatcaagaaaagattaattttttagTACAACATTGCCCACAATTCTCTCCCCCACCCCCCctctctccaaaaaaaaaatgcaaagtcTATTTTCCCTACTCAATTAATGGCAACTCAAACTTAACtaaatcaaaaaagaaaaacaaaactcccGAAAAAATTCGCGCGACTACATTTGTAAAAATACACTATCTTGAAAGATAAAACCAAGAAACGGCAGAGCAAAGATACGAAATGGGGGAGCTAAACACCTTCTTTGACTTCAACGTGAAGGGCAGAGCTGGAAGATCTTTCACTGCTGGAAGGCCTGGAGCTGGCTGCTAGAGAACTTGTAGCTTGCTCCTGCATTTTCCCCACTtgacaagaaaaatataagactAGAAACTGCAggaagaaccaaaaaaaaaaaaaggagataaaGGTTGttaaagaaagataggaatccTATTAGGGATATTTGTTTGtcagagagagaagaaaaagagcGGGATGTCGTTAATGCTTTGAGTGGGGTGATCAGGACTCAAGGGGAGGGAGGGACTgcagagaaagaga
It includes:
- the LOC113702980 gene encoding transcription factor HY5; protein product: MQEQATSSLAASSRPSSSERSSSSALHVEVKEGMESDDEIRRVPEIGGEVAGASASGRDGGSVAGPVQPSAAGSRKRVRSPADKENKRLKRLLRNRVSAQQARERKKAYLIDLEARVKELETKNAELEERLSTLQNENQMLRQILKNTTAGAQDGRK